GATAAATTATTTGGATGTAAAGCCCCGCAATTCTCATTTATATTTTTCCCGTTTGGAGTCCTGTTTATTGTTATAACTTCTGCACCAAGCTCCTCAAAAACTGTTGGTCCAACTTTGTATCCAGCCCCATTTGCCGTATCAAGAACAATTCTTAAACCTGTCAAAGTTATTCTTTTTGGAAAAGAGTGTTTTAAATGCACGATATATCTACCAATCGCATCTTCAATTCTTTTTGATGATCCAACTTTATCACCAGTCTGTTGAGATGCTTCTAAAAGATCATCATTTCGATAAATATCTTCAATTTCAGCTTCAAGCTTTTCAGAAAGTTTATTTCCGTGTGAGTCAAAAAATTTAATTCCGTTGTCCGCAAAATGATTGTGTGAAGCACTTATCATAATTCCCGCATCACATCTCATATCTTCAGTTAAAAAAGCGACTGCTGGAGTAGGCATTGGTCCAACTTGAATTACATCGTAGCCAACCGCAGTCAAACCGCTAACAATCGCATCTTCAATCATGTATCCGCTAAGTCGTGTATCTTTTCCGATAAGAATTTTTCCCGTTCGACCATCTCTCTTAAAAAAGATTCCCGCACTCATTGCAATTTTAAGAGCTTTCATTGCCGATAATTCAGTTCCCGCTTTTCCACGAACTCCATCAGTTCCAAAAAGTTTTTCCAAATAAATTCCTTTTTATCGAAAAATATCGCTGAAAACCCCCACCTCAAAACGAAGTTTCTTTAGTAAAATCCGTAGAGGATTTAGGTGGTGGGATGAAAACGAAGTTTCTCTAAAGCGATACTTTAATTTTTTTGTATAATCGTATCATGAAAAATAGATCGGTAACACTGGGGTTTAAATATCGAATTTATCCAAATGAGATACAGAAAGAATTATTAAATCATCAAATGTTCATTTCAAATCAAGCCTATAATATTTGTGTAAATTTAAAGCAGAAAGAGTGGGAAGCAAACAAAGATTTAGAGAAGAATAAACGAAAATATTTAAAAGCTATTGAATTGGATTCAATTGTAAAAAAGCAATCAAGCAAAACTTGTAATAAATGTGGATTTGTAAAAAGAGATTTGACATTAAAAGATCGTGTTTTTGAGTGTTCAGAATGTGGATATTCCGAACATCGAGATATTAATGCTTCAAAAAATATTTTGAAAAGGTCTCGAGTCTTTTGAGTTGGGAAACAGCTCTTCGACTAAAAAAAGAAAAGCTTAGCAAATTCTGTAAGCATTAGCGATAAGGTTAGCTAAGAAGCCCCAACTTCAAAAAATCCGTAGAGGATTTTTAAGTGGTGGGTATTTCACTTAAGAATCGTCAAAAAAATCTGAAACCATAATTTCTGCATTTTAAAATGTTATTTTCTCTATTGATTCTATAATTCTTTAAAAATAGGATTTCTTATGAGAAGTGATGAAGTCAAAAAGGGTTGGGATCGAACACCTCATCGATCTCTTTTTCGAGCTACGGGTTTAAAAGATGAAGATTTTGAAAAACCATTTATTGGAGTTGCAAACAGTTTTATCGAAATTATTCCAGGGCATTTTTTCTTAAACAAATATTCGGAAATTGTGAAAGATGAAATCAAGAAAAACGGCTGTGTTCCTTTTGAATTCAATACAATTGGTGTTGATGACGGAATTGCAATGGGACACGATGGAATGCTTTACTCTCTTCCAAGTCGGGAAATTATCGCAAACTCTATGGAAACAGTAATGAATGCACACAAACTTGATGCGATGATTGCTCTACCAAACTGCGACAAAATCGTCCCTGGAATGATCATGGGTGCTTTAAGAATCAATGTGCCGACTGTTTTTGTTTCTGGTGGTCCAATGAGAAAAGGGCATAAAAAAGATGGAACTCCTATCGATTTAGCTACTGCTTTTGAGGCTGTTGGAAAATTTGGAAAAGGCGAAATGGGTGAAGAGGAACTCTATGATATTGAGTGTAATTCATGTCCATCTGGTGGTAGCTGTTCGGGAATGTTCACGGCAAACTCTATGAATACTCTTTCTGAAGCTCTTGGAATTGCACTTTCAGGAAATGGAACAATTTTAGCTCTAACTCCTGAGCGAGAAGAACTTTTACGAAAAGCATCAAAAAGAATTTGTGATATTGCAAAAGATGACAAACTCCGAGAAGATTTCAAAATGCGAAATATCGTAAATGAGAAAGCGATTAAAAATGCTTTTGTAGTTGATATGGCGATGGGTGGAAGTTCAAATACTGTTCTTCACATGTTAGCAATTGCTCGAGAGGCTGGAGTTGATTTCAATTTGTCAGACATCAATGGAATTTCCAAATCAATTTCGCATATTGCAAAAATTTCACCGAGTCTTTCAACTGTTCATATGGAAGATATAAATCGGGCTGGTGGAGTAAATGCGGTAATTCATGAAATTGCAAAACGGGACTCTGAATTCTTAGATTTAAACAGCTTGACAATCACAGGCGAAACTATGGGCGAAAGAGTTGCGGGTGCTGAAATTCTTGATAAAGAGATTATTCACCCAATTACAAATCCATATTCTCAAGTTGGTGGATTAGCAATTCTTTACGGAAATCTTGCAAAAGAGGGTGCTGTTGTTAAAACTGCTGGAATTATGCCGAGTATGAGACAATTCACAGGAAAAGCGATCTGTTTTGACTCACAAGATGAAGCTCTTGAAGGTATCAAATCTGGAAAAGTGAAAGCTGGACATGTTGTTGTTATTCGATATGAAGGACCAAGAGGTGGGCCAGGAATGCAAGAGATGCTTTCTCCAACAAGTTTAATTGCGGGAATGGGACTTGGTGAAAGTGTCGCACTTATTACTGATGGTCGTTTTTCTGGTGCTACTCGTGGAGCTTCAATTGGACATGTTTCTCCTGAAGCTGGTGAAGGTGGAGTTATTGGTCTTCTTCAAAATGATGACCTCATCGAAATTGATGTTGATAAATATCTTCTTGAAGTAAAACTTAGCGATGAGGTTCTACAAGAACGAAAGAAATCTTTTGTTCCAAAAAAGAAGAAGTTGAAATCAAAATGGTTGGCTCAATATAGAAGCCTCGTTACAAATGCAAGTAATGGAGCAATTTTAGAAGCTGATTTAGGATAGGCAAAAAACTATTTTAAAGTTTTAATTCCAAATTTTCTAGTTTCTCTTTTTCACCAGAGACTAGAAAATTTCCGCCCTCGTTTCCAAAGACCTCATCGATAATTTGCAACTCCAATTTTTCGATTTGGTATTTGAAACGAGAAATATCTTTGTAGAGAATCTGAAAATTTTTTTGTAAAAGTTTTTTTCTTTCAGAGAGTTCTGAAATAGAGATAACACCATTTACAGAAGAAGAGTAAGCACGAACAAGTCCGCCTGTTCCCAATTTAGTTCCACCAAAATATCTCACAATTATCACTCCAATATCGATGAGGTCAGACCCTTGTAAAACTGCTAAGGAGGGTTTCCCTGAAGTTCCTTTTGGCTCTCCATCATCGCTACTGCCTTCGACAATTTGCTCAAACTCATTTAAATATCGAAAAGCTGTAACAAAATGTCTAGCTTTTGGATTTTCACTTTTGAGTCTCTCTAAGATATTTTTAAAATTTCCGTGTGGAAAAATGTGTGCAATAAATTTAGACCGCTTCTCTTCAAATGTAAATGTAAATTCTCTCTCAACTGTTACCAAAAATTATCCTAAAAATCCGTTTTTTTGCAATCTATTATAGAGGTAATTGATTTCATTTTCCTGCAAGTTTTCAACTCTGAAAAAACTTCGGATCTGATTTTTAGCTCCCTCTTCTCTTTTAGAAATAGGCTGGGCTGTTGAATTCAAGAAATTTGCATATTTTTGATAAAACTGATTTAACATCTTACTTCTATCAGCTTGTTTTTCTTTTTCAACTTTTGGAGGAGTCGTTTTAGTTGTAGTTTCTGTTTTTGGTGAAAGAAATTGAAATCCTTCAACTCGACGAACTTTTCGCCCATATTTCTTTTTAAGATAATTAACAGCAAAATCAAATCCACGGTCTTTTGAAAGAACATAGAATTCGACATTTGGTTCTTCTGTTTTATGTAAAACTCCCATTTCAACAGAAAGACTAAAATCAAGAGCATTTTCGCCAATTGATGTAACAGGAATAATTTCAAGTTTGTTGTATTCCAAAATACTTTGAAGGAGTTCAATAGAGATATTTTTCTGTTTTGCTCCAGTGAAAAGATAGAATTTGATATCTAAATTTTCAACTTTTGGAACAGAAAAATCGTGAATGTTTTCAAAATCTATTAAAACAGCGATCCTTTTCCTTTCCATAGAATTTACCTTAAAATTTATTTAAACTTCATTTTGAAGTAGGGGTATATTCTACCGAAAGTAGCTTTTAAATAAATTCTGTTACAACTTTTGTGATGAAATATCCGCCGACAAGTAGCCAGATAAACATAATTCCTGCTGTGTAAATTGGTCGCAAACCGACATCTTTAAATTTAGCAATATTCGTTTCCATACCAAGAGCAGTCATTGCCATTGTTAGAAGAAAAACATCAATTTGATTTATATAATCAACAGCAATTGCGGGAATAATATTTAGTGAATTTACACCACTCATTGCAATAAATCCGACTGCAAACCAAGGAATTACAATCTTGTTTTTTTCTGAAACATCCGATGATGTGAAAAATTTGGCAAGAGTAAATCCGAGAATAAGTAGCATTGGAGCAATCAGCATGACTCGAGTCATTTTTACGATAACAGCATCATCTGCAACAACTCCGCCGTAAAGTCCGCCTACCGCAACAACCTGAGCCACTTCATGAATTGTCGCACCGATGTAAATTCCAAATTGAGCTGGGTCTAAATCTAAAATTCCTGAAGATTCGATGATCGGATAGAGAAACATTGAGATTGTTCCAAAAAACACGACTGTTGAGACTGCGACCGCACTTTTGTAAGGTTCTGCTTTTAAAACTGGTTCAGTCGCAAGAACTGCTGCCGCACCACAAACTGAACTTCCCGAAGCTGTTAGCATTGATGTATCTCGGTCAAGCTTGAAAATTTTTGTTCCAACAACTGTCCCAAGAATAAATGTCGAGATGACAATTAGTAGTGAAATTATAAATCCATCAAGACCAACTGAATAAATTGATTGAAAAGTGATGTGAAATCCATAAAGAACAATCGCACCTCGCAAAATCTTTTTTGCTGAAAAAACTGTTCCCTCTTTAAATTGAGTTTGAAAAGAGACTTTTGTTGAGTTTGCATAAATTATTCCAATCACAATTCCAATAACAAGCGGAGAAAAATGAAGTGAAGCAATTGCTGGAATGAATGAAATTAAGAATGCCAGAACTGAAAAAAATGATACGAGTATTATACCTTTTAGCAATGTTTTCCTTTATAAAAAATTATAATTGTTTTGTAGAAAAATTATAACAAAGAAAAAATACTTAAAATTACTTTAAGGAAACAATCTATTTAAACTTAAAAACAAAAATAGACATTTTATTTTAAGAAAACATGAATTTTAAAAAGTGTAACCCCGTGATTTACAACACTTTTTCCCGAAACTACGGCTTCAGTTTTAGAAGAATATTTCTTTGTAAAAAATACAATAATTTGTATTTATTGTAAAAAACTGAGTTTTATCCTTAAGAAGAATATTCTTTTTAAGTTTTAGAGAGTTTTTTCTATTTCTTAAATTTAAAATCTAGAAAATGCTCTTAAGAAATAGAAGAATAACTTGGTGTTTTATACGATTAAAATAGCATTTTTTTGCTTTAAAATATCTCATTTTACGGAGTTTAAGTTTAAATGCTGTTTTTAGAAGTTTAAAACAGCATTTAAGAAAAAAATAAATTTAAGTTTAAGGATTTAAATAACAATATTTTATGTTTTATTTAAGGAGTTTTGTTGAAAATTTAAATGAGAAAAAGACTCCACCATTTTCATTTGAAACAGAGATTTGACCCTGTAATTTTTCAACAATATGTTTTACAATTGAGAGACCAATTCCTTGAGAACCTTTTGTTGTAACAAAATAGTCAAACACTTTTTCAACAGGTTCAACTTTAATTCCTCCAGCATTATCTCGGTAATCAATTTGAACAAAGGCTTCGCAATCCCCTTCCATAACCTCTCCGCTAAGGTAGGTTTGGGAGGGGTCAAGAAGCCATGAGACGACAGTCTCATTATCTATGACAAACTTCCATAGATTTATTATCTCGGCACTGTTACTATTTTTATAGGAGAAAAAGAACAGGATAATAGATTCTTGGAGAGAATTAGAAAAATTTTAAAACCCTTGTCGGAAACGAAAAGGTTGCAGGTCGAGGCAAAAGTTCCTTTTCTTGCAGATAGAAGTCGTCAGACCTTATTATCATTAATTAGTCTAAGAAAAGTTGTTTAGCTGGTTCTAAACTTGCTTTTTTAGTCCGTATTTATGAAAAGCGAAGCCTATTCCATAGTTCGTAAGAATTTCGGAGAGGTAGATTTCACTATATAAATATTTTGATGAGGTCTCTTCAATAAAATTGTCAATATGAGTAGTAGGCTAAGTTTTCTTGATTGTGTAACCGATTCCTTGAACATTTACAATTGCATCTTCTATTCCGTCAATTTTAATCTTTTTCCGAACCCGATGTATCAAGTTTTTTACAGCCTGTTCGCTCTTGACTTCAAACTCATCAACTGAAATTGCAATCTCATCGGTGGAGACGACTGAGCCTATTTTAGCAACTAAGATTTCCAAAACAGCTAGTTCGCTCTTTGATAATTTAATCGGTTCATTGTTGATAAGTAATGTTTTTTCTTGTGTGTCGTAGAATGTTTTTTTGTTTATCATTATTTTGTCTTCTTGAATTCCATAATATCGATTCGCAAACTTTTTTAATAACTCCATTATCTCATTATATTCAATTGGCTTAACAAGATAATCTGTTAAATTCATTGGAATCATTTTTAAAAGTCTTTCTCTATCCGAGTAATTACTCATTACTGCAATTGGAATGCTGCTATCTATTTTACGAATATTCTCACAAAGCTCCTCACCATTCATCTCTGGCATAATGTAGTCTGTTAATACAAAATCTACTTTTCTATCTCGAAACTTTTTTAGTGCATCTTTCCCATTTTTTGCTGTAATTACATCTTTAAAAAATATAGAAAATATACTTTCCATACTTTTTAAAAGTTCATTATTATCATCTGCTATAAGAATATTGAATTCTTTAAACTCTTCCTCTATATTTTCAATCTTCAATCTTTTTAACTCCTATTTTCTAGAATTTTAACATCTTAGATGTAGGAAAATAGTTGAAAAAAATGTCTCTTTTCATCATCTATCTCTTCTATCTCATTTATCTTATATTGTAGCGGTTCTGTGCATTGTTTCGCAATTTCTAAGAAGCCTAAACCAGCACCTTTTTCATGTTTATGCACACCACTTTTTCGTCTCTCACGATATAGTTTTCTTATCTCAATTTTAGACAGCGAATTTACACTATCTATTTTATTTTTTAAAACTTCTCCCTCTTTAAAATCGATATAGTTTCCTGTTGCAACAAAATACTTTTTTCTATCTTGTGAGAAACCAACAACAGCAATTCCGCCTTTTTCCGAATTTTTTCCATGAGAATACTTAATTACATTCTGTATTTGCTCAGTTAAAACTGAAAAAATACTCAAGAAGACTCTCTCCTCTTTCTTGTTTATTGAAAAGTGTGCCTCTGTAACATTTCCGAGAGAGACAAGGACATCCTGTGAAAAAAATCCGTTAAAACTTAAAAAAACTCCATCTTTAAGAAGCAAGTTTCTAATTTCTGAAAGTTCTATCATATTTAAACTTTTTCTTTCACAAGTTCTCTAAATTCAAGCCTAAATTTAGCACCAATTGAATCAACACTGCTATAATTTAAAACTTCAATATGTCCATTAAGTTTCTCAATAATCATTCTTGTCATATACATTCCCATTCCTGTTCCTGTGCTTTTTGTAGTTATATTTGGTTCAAAAATATTTTGTAATATTTTTTGTGGAACTCCTCCAGCTGTATCAATATACTCTATTATGAATTTCTCATCTTCTTTAATTATATTAATATCAATTCTTCTTTTACTAATCTCTTTTTCAACAAAGGCATCTTTTGAATTATTTACCATATTAATAAAAATGTGCTTAAAATCATTTTTTGAACCTATAAGAGAAAAATCATTTTCGGCAGAAATTTTTAAATTTATCTGATTGCCTTTTATAATATCTTCGAGAAGAAAAACTGCACTTTTTATTGTTTCATGAGCTGAAAAAGTCTCCTCTTTTCGATCTGGTCTCAAAAAATCACGAAACTCATGAAGAGTCTCAAGAAGATGTTCAACTTGTAGATCGACCTTTTCATGAAGAGAATCTATATACTCTTTATCAATTATCCCATAATCATAATCAGCAGGTAACATATGATTGTAAAGCGAAATAATTGTGAGAGGCTGTTTCCATTGATGAGCAATGATGTCTATCATTTCACCCATTGAACTTTTTCGAGAAAGCTCCTTCAATTTTGAATCAAGAGTGTCCTTTTCAAAAAAAAGCTTTTCAAAATCAGCAACAAAATTTTCTAAATTCTCTATCTCTATATTTTCTCTTTTTTCCAACTTTCTTTTTACATCTCTGTATGCTTTAAAATTTTTCACTTAAAACAATCCTTTTAAACTTTTCACCTCTATCAACATATGAACGGAATTGGTCAAAACTCGCACATGCTGGGGATAGAATAGCAAAACCTTTTTTCTCTTTTTTGTAAATTTCAGAAACCGCTTTTTCTATTGTTTCAGAATTACTAAAAGGAATTTTAAATTCATTTGAGAATTTTTCGATTTCATTCCGAAAATTGCCAATTCCAAAAATTTCCACATTCATCAATTCCAATTTTTCAAAAAGAGGTTTCCAATCTCCACCTTTATCAACTCCACCTAAAATTAGGTAAATTTCATCGCGGTTTTCATAATTTTCTAGGAGTGCTAAAACAGATTCAACATTTGTAGCTTTGCTATCGTCTATCCAAATTTTTCCACCTCTTTCAGAAAAAAATTCCTGTCGATGAGGTGCTTTTTTATATTTGTCAATCTTATCATAATTTACTGAGTCGAACAGAACTTTTGTAACAGAAAGCGAAAGAAGTGCATCCAGCAAAAAAGCTCCACGAAAAGAGATTTTTGATGAATCTAAACCAAATTTTTGAGCTAAATCGCTAGAGTCTCGATAAGTAATTATCGTACCATTGCTCCCAATATTGGAATATTTTTCAGGAATTATAGCAATTTCACCCTCGGAGAGATTTTGAATTGGTTTTAATTTGCTCTCTTCATAATCTTTAAAAGATCCGTGCCAATCGATGTGATCTTTTGTGATTGGTAAGAGAACATAGAGATTTGGTTTTGCATATTTTGTATAGTGAAGAGTGAAAGAGCTTGTTTCCAAAACCCAAATAGAAGCATCACGAGAAAGTTCGCCGAGCGGAATTCCAATATTTCCGCCACTAACAGCAAAACGGTCGCTTAAAAGGTGAGTAATCATTTCGGTTAAAGTCGTTTTTCCATTTGTGCCAGAAACCCAAATTGTGTAAGGAAAAAATCCATTTTTGTAAAAAAGATCATATTCACTCACTATTTCACCAGAAAAATTTTCAACAATTTTATTGTGCGGTGGAACAGCAGGAGTTGGAACAAGAATAGAATCCGATTCTATGTTTTTGGGAAAATTATCAGAATGAATTGAACCATGAATAGCACGGTCATCGTAGATTTCAGAAATATCAAAAGTTTTTGCAATTGCTTTTGTCGTTTTGCCGTAGCCTAAAAGGTAGATTTTCAATAATTTTGCTCCACAATTTTAATCATATTCTCAAAGATTATATTTTTGTTAAATTTTGCTTTTGGAAAATATTGTAACATGTCTAAAGAATCTCCTCCTGTGAAAAATAGTTTTAATTTGTGTTTTTTTTCTAAATCACGGAGAAAAGAGACTAATTGATGATAAAAACCAGAAAGAAGAGCATCTTCACTATTTTGCGGAACGACCTCATCGCTAAGCTGATTTTTACCAAAATTTAAGTGTGGAATTTTCTCTTTAAAACTTTGGATGAGGTAACTTTTTCCAAAAAGAATATATCCGCCGAGATGTTTCCCGTTTTTCATAATGTCAATTGTAACTGCACTTCCCATGTCAATTAAAATTCCATTCTCAAGACCAAAAATAGCTAACTTTCGGTCTGCTCCGAGAGTTTTGTAATTTGTATCAATTTCCGCAAAACTCTCAATATCTATCCAATTTTGCAAACTATTTAAAACTTTTGCAAACTTTGGATTTACAGAAATATAAAATATCTGTTCTCTGATTTTTTCTGCTGAGAAATCTGAAAGGGAGACTATTTCTAGCTTCCCATCTCTCCAGATTTTCGCATTTGTGTTTCCAATATCAGCGAGAGAGAGGGAGGTAAAAAATTTTCTCATCGCAAATAAACTTTTGTGGAGTAAAAAAGCAATTTTCATAAGTCAAATCAACATCTTCAGAAAAAACTCTTCTTGCTGAAAAATCTGATTCCAATTCGATTAAATAGCCGTTTGACTCAATTAAATAAATTTTATTATCAACTTTTCCCCATGAAACAAAATAGGCGAAAGGGAATTTGACACTTTCCAAAACTTTCAAATTATAATCATATTTCCGCACTTCACCGTTTTTAGTAATTGCAAAAAATGAGTTATCTTCAAAAATCGCACCTCGCACATCAACAGAAACTTTTTTTTCTTCACCATTTTCAATATGCATAATTGATTTGTGAGTTAGCAGAGTCAAGCTGTTGTTTGGTGAAAGTCGGTAATCAATCACATTGCTATATTCTGTATTATATGAGATATTTATAACTCTCAAAATCTTGTTCATCTGAATTGAGAAAATTGCAATTTTTCCGTCAAGAGTGAAATATAAAATATTATCGCCCCGAAAAAGTGGTTTTGGCAATCTTCTATCAACTGAAGAGATTCGATCAAAATCAAAATTGAAAACTCGACTACCCCTTTTCCAAAGTTGCACAGAATTATTTTCAGTAACAGAAGCGATGAGGTCATCTTTTTTTGTCGCAACAAATCCAAATTCTCGTTCGCTATCTGAAAGTGAAATATTCAACTCGTTTCCATTTCTATCAAAAACTTGACCGTTTGAGAGAAATGCTGTATCTCTTTCAACTCTCTCAATTTTCACTTTGTTAAAGTAGAAAGGAATTCTTTTTTTAACAAGATTTTCAGGTTTTGGCGAATAACTTGCTTTATCACTGCATGATAAAAAAAGTAGCGATAAAACAAAAAAGAGCAAATTACTCTTCAATTGCACTTCCTAAATTTATATCAATTTGTTGAATATTTTCAGACTCTTCATTGATAATAATTTTTTCATAACTGTTTGTTGAAGCATCATAAATTTCAGTTTTTTCTGGAACAATTCCATAATGCTTAAGAATGTTTTTAACTTTTGAGAGTGCTGATGTATCTTCAATAAAATCGAGTCTTGTTTTTGCTTCATCAACTTTTCCATTTTGAATAAGTAAAAAAGCTTCTGAAACAATCGCCAAATCTTTATAAACTGCTCCTTCTCGATAGCTGTAACTATTTAAAACTTCAGTCTCTTTGTTTAATGATGCTACTTGATAAGTTGCTAAATCTGAAATTGTTTGGTCTTTATCTGCTTTAAATTTCTCAATTTCTTCCACATTTCCACTTTTCATTGCATTTGAAAATTTAATTAAAGAGAGAAGTTTTGGATTGATTTCTTTAATAATTTCTAAACTTTTTTCAGTCTCAATTCCACGAACATAGTTGTAGTAAGCTTTGTTTGCGACATCATTTCTGTAATCTAAATAGACTTGATAACCAAAATATCCACCGAGACCTAAAACTGTTGCGACCGAAAAAGAGATAATTTTACCCTTGTTTCTGTTATAAAATCTCTCAAAAAAATACATTTTTTCTTCTAAACTGTTCCCGTTTTTATCGACAATTTCTACTTTTTCACTCATAAAACTTCCTAAAATATGTTTTTGCTTTCTACATGAATTATAGCATTAAGAGTTACTTTTAAATTCTATCAACTTGTAATAATATAAAAATAATTTATCTAAAATAAACTTATTAAAATTCAAATCTATTTTTAATTTTAAAAAGAGAGTAATGGCATTTATAAAAGATAGTTCTATTAAAGCACTAACAGAGATTGTTGATATTGTTGAAGTTGTTGATTCCTATGTTCCATTAAAGAAGAGTGGAAGTAATTTCAAGGCACGATGCCCATTCCATGAAGAGAAAACTCCGTCATTCACTGTTTCACAAGACAAACAGATGTTTTACTGTTTTGGTTGCGGTGCGGGAGGAAATGCGATTAAATTTGTGATGGATTACACAAGTTTGACATATCCAGAGGCAATAGAAGAGTTAGCAACTAAATATAGTTTTCAACTAGAATATGAGGCAAATGGAAAACAGAAAGAGGATCATTCTGATAAATTAGAGATTTTAGAGGATTTAAATTCGTGGTTTCAGAAAAACCTCATCGGCGAACCGCTGACTTATATTTTAAATCGTGGAGTTACAAAAAGTTCAATTCAGAAATTTAAAATAGGTTTTGCTCCAAACTCATACGATGTTTTGAAATACTTACATGAAAAGAGAGTAGATTTTAAAATTGCAGAAGAGGTTGGAATAGTCTCTTTTGATGAACAGAACAATCCATACAGTAAATTTATAAACAGAATTACATTCCCAATTTTTTCAGATCGCGGACAAATAATCGCTTTTGGTGGTCGAACAATCTCAAATCACCCCGCAAAATATTTAAACTCTCCAACAACAAGATTTTTTAACAAATCAAAGACTCTCTACGGATACAACTTTGCACGAAAAGAGATTTCAAAACAGAAAAAAGTTTTTATAGTCGAGGGATACCTTGATGTTGTTTTGCTTTTTCAGAGTGGTTTGGAAAATGTTGTAGCTCCACTTGGAACAGCTTTCGGCGAGGGGCATTTGCCACTTTTTAAGAAAGCTGGGAATCCAATTTTGTCATTTGGATTTGATGGAGACAATGCAGGAATTGAAGCAACAAAAAGAGCTTTGCAAACTGTTTTTCCCGTAGGTTTTCAAACAAGAGTAACACTTTTTCCAAATGGAGTCGATCCCGCAGATTTTATTAAAAGTGGAAAAGGCGATGAGGTTCATAAACTTTTAAAAAATGGGAAAGATGGTGTTCTCTTTTTTCTTAAAACAGTTGGACAAAAATACAACTTGTCAAATCCGTATGAATTGAGTCAATGCCGAAACGAAGGAATTGAGACAATTTCAAAATTGCCTGAAAGTGTCCGAAAAGAGTATTGGAAAATTTTTTCTAAAGAGATTTTAAAAGAGGAAGTTGTTGAAAAGAAGAAAAAACTTAAATGGGGTGAAAAGCGGAAAAATGTAGAGAACAAAGATTCTCTTTTTGAACTTTCACTAATTCGTTCAATCATTGACAATTCCAATATTTTAGAGAGAGTTGAAAAAGAGTTTGGAGAGAATGGATTCAAATACTACTCTGAAATTTATAAAGATTTAAAAGAG
This Thiovulum sp. ES DNA region includes the following protein-coding sequences:
- a CDS encoding DNA primase, catalytic core (PFAM: DNA primase catalytic core, N-terminal domain; CHC2 zinc finger~TIGRFAM: DNA primase, catalytic core~IMG reference gene:2508610637_SP), with the translated sequence MAFIKDSSIKALTEIVDIVEVVDSYVPLKKSGSNFKARCPFHEEKTPSFTVSQDKQMFYCFGCGAGGNAIKFVMDYTSLTYPEAIEELATKYSFQLEYEANGKQKEDHSDKLEILEDLNSWFQKNLIGEPLTYILNRGVTKSSIQKFKIGFAPNSYDVLKYLHEKRVDFKIAEEVGIVSFDEQNNPYSKFINRITFPIFSDRGQIIAFGGRTISNHPAKYLNSPTTRFFNKSKTLYGYNFARKEISKQKKVFIVEGYLDVVLLFQSGLENVVAPLGTAFGEGHLPLFKKAGNPILSFGFDGDNAGIEATKRALQTVFPVGFQTRVTLFPNGVDPADFIKSGKGDEVHKLLKNGKDGVLFFLKTVGQKYNLSNPYELSQCRNEGIETISKLPESVRKEYWKIFSKEILKEEVVEKKKKLKWGEKRKNVENKDSLFELSLIRSIIDNSNILERVEKEFGENGFKYYSEIYKDLKENRESEDIKKISIMDCNVFSESEIEIEIINYQIKKNLEERENILKMKTSFSEKRDKIRENNLNFNILKKKKSKFLLQHSSN